A window from Flavobacterium gyeonganense encodes these proteins:
- a CDS encoding TonB-dependent receptor plug domain-containing protein encodes MQKNIMLFMMILLSVSVFSQEDLEEVKVTKKQKSLKKSYTVTANTTVITSKELLKAACCNLAESFETNPSIDVNFSDALTGTKQIKMLGLTSPYLMITEENIPSVRGASQAYGLSFTPGTWIESVQITKGAGSVINGYESISGQINTELLKPLSDIPFFLNAYGSTDARFELNTHFNKKLSDKWATSLFLHGNTRVAKNDMNDDGFLDNPLGKQINLLNRYQYYNPESGLVSFINFRYMNDKKQTGEVDFDKDTDRGTTNHWGSEINTERFDVSTKIGYVFKDMPYQSIGFQNAFNSHKQDSYFGLNQYDIKQNSFYSNLIFNSIISNTMNKFTAGLNFAYDQYQEFVNAIDYSRIDNSVGAFFEYTYDNTDNFSLILGGRVDNHNRLGFFVTPRLHMRYNPWKDGVVRFSAGRGKRSANIFAENQQLFASSRTFSILDNSGKIYGLNPEIAWNYGVSFSQKFKLFNKNAEAGFDIYRTDFQNQAVVDLMQSPQEVLFYNLKGNSFANSLQLEFNYELIHNLNLRTAYKYYDIQTDYLRGTFQRPLQAKHRFLGNLEYETQLNDHKQWKFDYTFSWSGKQQLPYTASNPEADRFSEFSPSYAVMNVQVTRVFSPVFEVYAGGENIGNYKQQKAILGAEDPFGANFDASIAYAPIFGQMYYAGLRFKIK; translated from the coding sequence ATGCAAAAAAATATCATGCTTTTTATGATGATTTTGCTTTCCGTTTCTGTGTTTTCACAGGAAGATTTAGAGGAAGTAAAAGTTACCAAAAAGCAAAAATCACTTAAAAAATCCTATACGGTTACTGCTAATACAACCGTGATCACGAGCAAGGAATTGCTTAAAGCAGCCTGCTGCAATCTGGCAGAAAGTTTTGAAACGAACCCATCAATCGATGTGAATTTTTCTGATGCCTTAACGGGAACCAAACAAATAAAAATGCTGGGTTTAACGAGTCCGTATTTAATGATTACTGAAGAAAATATACCTTCGGTTCGTGGTGCTTCCCAGGCTTATGGATTGTCTTTTACACCGGGAACCTGGATTGAAAGCGTCCAGATTACGAAAGGTGCCGGAAGTGTAATTAACGGATACGAAAGTATTTCGGGACAAATCAATACGGAACTTTTAAAGCCTTTAAGTGACATTCCGTTTTTTCTGAATGCTTATGGCTCTACTGATGCCCGTTTTGAATTGAATACCCATTTCAATAAAAAATTATCTGACAAATGGGCGACAAGTTTATTTCTGCACGGAAATACGCGTGTAGCAAAAAATGACATGAACGATGACGGATTCTTAGATAATCCGCTAGGCAAACAAATCAATCTTTTGAACCGTTATCAATATTATAATCCTGAAAGCGGTTTGGTGAGTTTTATCAATTTCAGGTATATGAATGATAAAAAACAAACGGGTGAAGTAGATTTTGATAAAGATACCGATCGTGGAACAACGAATCACTGGGGTTCAGAAATCAATACAGAACGTTTTGATGTATCTACAAAAATTGGTTACGTTTTTAAAGATATGCCATATCAGAGCATTGGTTTTCAAAACGCTTTTAACAGTCATAAACAAGATTCATATTTTGGTTTAAATCAATACGATATTAAACAGAATAGTTTTTATTCGAATTTGATTTTTAATTCCATAATAAGCAACACAATGAATAAGTTTACAGCTGGTTTGAATTTTGCCTATGATCAATATCAGGAATTTGTAAATGCAATTGATTATAGCCGAATTGATAATTCTGTTGGTGCTTTTTTTGAATACACTTATGATAATACGGATAATTTTAGTTTGATTTTGGGCGGAAGGGTCGATAATCATAACCGTTTAGGGTTTTTCGTAACGCCTCGTCTTCATATGCGATACAATCCATGGAAAGACGGAGTTGTTCGTTTTTCAGCAGGAAGAGGAAAACGATCTGCCAATATTTTTGCAGAGAATCAACAGCTTTTTGCAAGTTCAAGAACTTTTTCAATCTTAGATAATAGTGGAAAAATTTATGGTTTAAATCCTGAAATTGCATGGAATTATGGTGTGAGTTTTTCTCAGAAATTCAAACTTTTCAATAAAAATGCCGAAGCAGGTTTTGATATTTACAGAACAGATTTCCAAAATCAGGCCGTTGTCGATTTGATGCAAAGCCCACAAGAGGTTTTGTTTTATAATTTAAAAGGAAACTCATTCGCAAATAGTTTACAACTAGAGTTCAATTATGAGTTAATCCATAACCTGAATTTAAGAACAGCCTACAAATACTATGATATTCAAACCGATTATTTGAGAGGAACTTTCCAGAGACCATTGCAGGCCAAACATCGTTTTTTAGGAAATCTTGAATATGAAACCCAATTAAATGATCACAAACAATGGAAATTTGATTACACCTTTAGCTGGTCTGGAAAACAACAGTTACCATATACGGCATCAAATCCTGAAGCTGACCGATTTTCAGAATTTTCACCTTCTTATGCTGTCATGAATGTTCAGGTTACCAGAGTTTTTTCTCCAGTTTTTGAAGTATATGCAGGAGGGGAGAATATTGGAAATTACAAGCAGCAAAAAGCAATTTTAGGTGCAGAAGATCCGTTTGGTGCGAACTTTGATGCTTCAATTGCATACGCGCCAATTTTTGGACAAATGTATTATGCAGGATTACGATTTAAAATAAAATAA
- a CDS encoding heavy-metal-associated domain-containing protein: MNKIILIALITFLGFSAQAQTKKNKNLKYTTEVNGNCEQCKKRIEKAAFSVPGVKTANWDISSHQLTVILNEEKSSTADLNKAVAKVGHDTKEVKATQADYDNLHSCCKYERE, encoded by the coding sequence ATGAACAAGATAATTTTAATAGCATTAATAACTTTTTTAGGATTTTCGGCTCAGGCACAAACTAAAAAAAATAAGAATTTAAAATACACTACAGAGGTAAATGGCAATTGCGAACAATGTAAAAAACGTATCGAAAAAGCGGCTTTTAGTGTTCCAGGTGTAAAAACTGCTAATTGGGATATTAGTTCACACCAGCTAACAGTAATTTTAAATGAAGAAAAATCATCAACAGCTGATTTGAATAAAGCTGTTGCTAAGGTTGGTCATGATACCAAAGAAGTAAAAGCAACTCAGGCAGATTATGATAATCTGCATTCTTGCTGTAAGTATGAAAGAGAATAA